The Thermotoga caldifontis AZM44c09 genomic interval TTTCAACAGAGTTTTCTGCTTTTCATCCAGTCCGAGCTCTTCAGCCATCTCGAGACACAAACGTGCCACTCTCTGTGAATGACTGAACCCTTCCTTGTCCTCCGTCTCCATCAGGACAACCATCGCCTGCAGTATGCCGCTGATCACTCTCCGAGCGAGTCTGTAACTGGTCAGCGAGGCTTTAGAGTCTTCCCTGTCAACGTAAGATTTCACGAACGCCCAGATCGAATCGTAACTGCCAGGCTCGTTCACGAATCTGGCTACCAGCTTTCCAGCATCGTACAGTTCCACAGATTCCTTCTTTACGACCAGCTGCGGCGATAGGCCTTCTTTCAAAGAATCGGTGATGAACAGAGTGGAAGTTGGTTCTTCTGCCAAACACAACCTTTCAAAGCGTTCACTCAACGCATCTTTCTCCTTGAGAATTCTACACACCATCCTTCATCCCTCTAACAAATTCTTCAATGAACGAGTCTTTATTTCCTCAACAATAATACTCAAAACTTGATCGACATGCTTGGGCCCGAGATCTGTTCCTTTCCTCGTCCTCACGGAGACCTT includes:
- a CDS encoding HD-GYP domain-containing protein; amino-acid sequence: MVCRILKEKDALSERFERLCLAEEPTSTLFITDSLKEGLSPQLVVKKESVELYDAGKLVARFVNEPGSYDSIWAFVKSYVDREDSKASLTSYRLARRVISGILQAMVVLMETEDKEGFSHSQRVARLCLEMAEELGLDEKQKTLLKECAMLHDVGKIGIEQLMMYTPTRIRIFENMPQDHTVMGAVYLSSIEYLWDVVPAVRSHHERWDGKGYPDGLRGEEIPLFARIIAICDYFDELTHFVTSEWGTGPKTEVEALEMVKNQSGKMFDPELVEVFVRVMEKKLSGGRVEE